The following is a genomic window from Chthoniobacterales bacterium.
GATCCGATAGAGAAGGTCCGGATCGAAGACTCCGGTCGCGGGGACCGAGGCAAAAGTCAGGGCGATGACAACCTTCTCGCCGCCGCCGGTGTCGTCGCTCGGAAAACCGTAGAGGTCGTAAAGATCGGCCGGGCTCGCCTCGATCTGCGCGAAGATGGAATTGATCGCATTCGGATCATTGTGATCGGCGGCCAGCGCGACCGAACGGAGAATCGGCATTACTGCGAGAAAAAGGAGGATCACTCTCCCTCGGGGGAACCACCGTCGCATATGCGCGATCACATTCCCTTTCGTCTCGTCTGTCAAGAGCGGCATGCGTAGTCGATCGATTTTCTTCTTGCCTTCGTCGCCCTGCCTTGGGCACGATGCGATTCAAAGGCTGACCCAAGGGGCCCTCATGCTCCCACCGTAACGAACCCCGGAAACAGCGTTGCCCGCTTCTCTTCCTATGAACGCATCCTCATCGCCTTTCGGCGGGCGTTTCTCGATCGCAATAGTCTCGACTTGTTTTCTCTGGCTCTCAGCCGTCGCTCCCGCGAACGCCAGCCGCACAGACTTTCTAGCTCGACGCTATGCCCAACTCTAAACGCGAGCTTTACCAGGAATATCCGGAGCCTGGCGAGCGGGACACGATTAACGCGATCATCGATCTGTTAATAGGACATCTAAAAATTCAATATCGCGGCCTGCCCAAGCTACGGGATACTCACACCAAATCGAACGGCCTGGTCAAAGGCAGGTTCCACGTCCTGCCGAATTTACCTGACGAATTACGCGTCGGCTTGTTCCGTGAGTCCCGGAGCTATGATTGCTGGATCCGTTTTTCTAATTCGGATTCGTTTATCTCGAACGACAAAGCGAAGGATTTTCGTGGCATTTCCCTCAAACTTTTTGAAGTCGAGGGAGAGAAGCTTCAGCCCGATGAGCGTGGCACTTTCGATTTCGTCCTTCTCGGCCATGAGGTTTTTTTCGCCAAACATCCGCGCGATTTCCTGGCCTTTTTCCGATTGCTCTTCCGTTTCAAAAAGCCGCTGGGGCCGTTGCTTTACCTTCTGACGCGCTGGCGGCAGGCCTATAATATTTTCTCTGGCCGCAAGGTGTTTGGTAATCCACTCGAGATTTCCTGGTTTAGCGCCGTTCCCTACCGTTTTGGGAATCGTGCGGTCAAATACCGAATCCCGAAGAGCAAACCACTCACGCCGCCCGACAAGAATGATCCCGACTACCTGCGTCGGCGCCTGGCTGTTTCCCTTCAGGAGCGGGATTGGACGCTCGACTTCGAAATCCAATTTCAACTTGATCCTTATCGGCACCCGATCGAGTCGGCTCTTGTCCCATGGAACGATTCCCCATTTTACAAGGTCGCCGAAATCCACCTTCCTCGACAGGAGTTCAACACTTCCGCTCAGCTCCGATTCGACGAGAACCTGACTTACAACCCCTGGCATTGCACAGCGGAGCACCAACCTCTGGGAGGAATCAACCGCGCCCGCCGCGACGTCTATCACGCTCTACAGGAATTTCGCCTGTCCGAGAACGAACAAAGACGTATTGATGTCCTGACTTCCACTCCTCGCGACCTTGAATGACCTTCGCTCGCTGCAGTTTTGCTGATGGCCTCCAGCGATTAATTCTTCTTCACCGACACGAATCTGCTTGTTGCGCAGGCCCCGGCTGGCGCCTACGGACCGATCGCCAAGACCGTTTCCACCGACCCGGACGA
Proteins encoded in this region:
- a CDS encoding catalase family protein, which codes for MPNSKRELYQEYPEPGERDTINAIIDLLIGHLKIQYRGLPKLRDTHTKSNGLVKGRFHVLPNLPDELRVGLFRESRSYDCWIRFSNSDSFISNDKAKDFRGISLKLFEVEGEKLQPDERGTFDFVLLGHEVFFAKHPRDFLAFFRLLFRFKKPLGPLLYLLTRWRQAYNIFSGRKVFGNPLEISWFSAVPYRFGNRAVKYRIPKSKPLTPPDKNDPDYLRRRLAVSLQERDWTLDFEIQFQLDPYRHPIESALVPWNDSPFYKVAEIHLPRQEFNTSAQLRFDENLTYNPWHCTAEHQPLGGINRARRDVYHALQEFRLSENEQRRIDVLTSTPRDLE